The genomic region GCGCTCCCGCGTGCTGGACGAGGCCAAATGGTGGCCCTCTCAGGAGCCGTTCGTGATACTCACCGGGCAATCGCTTCCGGACGCTCACACCGTGGCGCTTGCCGGGGGAGCGGGGCTTCTTGCCGCCGTACCCAACCGGCCGGGAGAGGGGGGGCGGGCGACCGCCGCCTTCGAGGACTCAGCCGGGGCGCGGCATGATCTGCTGGAGCTGGCGCAGGGAGAGTCGGTGTCGCTCCTGGTGGCGCCCAAGGGTGGGGTGGACCGGGCCTGGGAATTGGGTCAGCTCGCCTCGCTTGTGGGGGTGCCGAGCCTCCTCATCTCAGAAAACGGGGCAGGGGACGCGCAGGCTTTCGCCCGCGCCTACGCCTCGGAGTCGCTCGCCTCGGCCAGGCGGAAGCTTCCCGCCGGGTGGATCCTGGTGGGGGATTTCGGCGGGGATGCCGCCGAGAACGCCAAGCTCGCCAAAAAGCAGTTCGCCGAGATGGTGAAAAAAGGGATCAAGGCGCACAACGAGGGGAGCTACCCGCAGGCGTTGGCACTCTTCGACAATGCGCTCATCATCGCGGCTTCGACTCCCGAGCTCGCCAAGAACACGGCCCCCCTGCACCGGCACGCACGGGAGAGCGCTTTCGGGGCGGGACTTACCGGGCGCGCCGTGGAGCACGCGGGTCTTTTGGTGCAGCGGCTCGCCAAGGAGAAGCCGTACACCGCCGAGCACGCCGACGCGCTTTTGCGGCTGGGCCTTTTGCAGGGGCGCCAGGAGCGCTTCGGTGAGGCGGCGGCCGCGCTCAAGGAGGGGGTGGAAATACTGGCGGAGCTGGGGCTCGTGAAGGAGCAGGCCGCCGCACTCTCCGACTTCGGTGCGGTGATGGAAAACGCGGTCGACTACCCCGCGGCGCGCTCCCTCTTCGAGGAGGCCGCCGGGCTGCGCCTGCAGTTGAAGGACGAGCTGTCGCTGGCCGACCAGTACCGGAACTTAGGAAGGATCTACGATCTGCGCCTGAACCAGTTTGCCGTTGCCGAGAGCTACTACAAAAAGGCCCAGGAGCTCTACGCAAAGAACGGCAGCGGCGCCCTCGAGGCGGAGGCTATCCTCGACCGCGGGCGCTGCCAGAGGCTTTTGGGGAATTTTCCCGCCGCCGATCTCCTCTACCGCGAAGCCCTCGCCAAAAGCGGCAACGATCTCAAGACCCGGATGCGGATCGTCCTGGAGCAGGGGAACAACGCCTGGTTCCAGGGGCGCTACCAGGAGGCGTTCGATCTGCGCGAACAGGTGGAAAAGGCGGCGGAGAAGGAGCATTGGCCCCTGGAAGAGGTCATGGCCAAGAACACCGGGGGGCTCATCTGGTGGACCCTGGGTGACAATAAGCGGGCGCTCCTGGAGTTGAGGGCGGCGCTGGAGAAGGCCGGGAAGCTGGAGGTCCGGCGGGACGAGAAGGCGACCACGCTCAACAACATCGGCCTCGTGCAGCGCGAGTCGGGGGACTACCAGGGGGCGCTGGAGACTCTCAGCAAGGCGCTCGAGATTGACCGCTCGCTGGGATCGCGCTGGGCCATCGCCTACGATCTGAGAAACCTCGGCCAGACCCGCCTGAAGATGGGCGACCCCGCGGGCGCCTTGAAGCTCCTGACCGAATCGGCGCAGCTGGCCGACGCCATCGGCGACAAGGTGAACCAGGCGAAGATCCACCTGGCGCTTGGCGACGCCCGGGCCAAGAGCGGACTTCCCGCGCAGGCCGAGGCAAGCTACCGCAAAGCACTGGAGCTTGCCGACGCCATGCTGGTCCGCGAGGTGCGCTGGCGCGCGCTCCTTGGCCTGGCCAGGTTGCAGCAACAGAGAGGCGACAGTATGGCGGCGGTCGCGTCCTACCGGCAGGCGCTCGACACGGTGGAGGGGCTGCGCGCCGAGATCCGGCTGGACCAGCTGAAGGACGGCTTCCTCGCCGACAAGATGGACGTTTACTCCGGCCTCGTCGGGCTCCTGGTCGACCTTAAGCGGGACGACGAGGCGTTTGCGGTGGCGGAGCGCTCTCGCGCCAGGAACCTGATCGACATCCTGGGGAGGCAGCGGCTCTCCCTCTCCGGAAGCGGCGACCAGGAGCTCTACGACCGCCAGAACCGGCTGAAGGAGCAGATCCTGGAGCAAGAGCAGCTCTCGGTGCAGGCGCAGAAAGAGGCCGAGCGCGCCATGTACGCCGAGGCTTTGCAGCGGCTGAAGGCCGATTACCAGGATCTCTTGCTCGACATCGAGAGAAAGCGGCCGGAGCTCCTTTCCCTGGTTCAGGTGTCCCCGATGGGGGTGGAAGAAGTGCAGTCCCTCCTGGAGCCGGGGGTGACGCTTCTTTCCTACTACCAGCTGTCGGACCGGCTTCTTTGCTGGCGCCTCTCCAAGGAGGGGTCGAAGCTCTTCGTGCTCCCGGTCGCGGCGCGGGACTTGGCGGATAAGATCTCCAACTACCGGCGCATGCTGCAGAACCTGGAGCCCCTGGAGCAGAGTTCGCGTGAGCTGTACCAGCTCCTTTTGGCCGAGCCTTTGGCCGGTGTGAAGGAGTTGCAGCCGGTGGGGATCGTGCCGCACGGAAGCCTCCACTACCTCTCCTTCGCGACGCTCTACGACGGCAGGAACTACCTTATCGACCGGCAGACCCTGTTCCATCTCCCCGCCGCGTCGGTGCTGCGCCACACCCTGTCGCGCCGCCAGGCTGAAAAGAACCTCCGCATCCTGGCCGTCGGGAACCCCGACCTGGGAAGCGCCGCGCTCGACCTCCCCTTCGCCGAGAAGGAGGCGGGGACGCTGCGCTGGAACTACAGCGACGTCACCACGCTCACCCGCGAGCGGGCGACGGAGAGCTGGGTGAGGGAGAACATCGCCCGCTTCGGGATCATCCACCTTGCCTCGCACGGGGAATTCGACCCGGTGAACCCGCTCTTCTCCTCGATCAGGCTCGCCAGGGACGCAAAGGCCGACGGCAGGCTGCAGGCGGAGGAGGTGTTCGGGCTGGACGTGAAGGCGGATCTGGTGGTGCTTTCCGCCTGCCAGACCGGGCTTGGGGACGTGACAAGCGGTGATGACGTGATCGGGATGAACCGTGCCTTCCTCTTCGCCGGAACCCACGCGCTCATGTCGAGCCTTTGGCGGGTGAGCGACGTCTCCAGCGCCGTGCTTATGAAGCAGTTCTACCGCGATTACAGCCGCAGCTCGAAGGCGGAGGCGCTGCGCCTCGCCATGCTGCACGTGAGAAACCGTTATCCCCATCCGGGGTACTGGGGGGCTTTTGTGCTAACCGGGGATTACCAGTAGAATCTCGCAGTCACATCAGCGAAAAAGTTCCCCTTCCCGCCTTCGCCGACCGAAGCGCTACGGCGCGCGGGCCCGTTAAGGGAGGGGGAGAACTCGAAACTGCACTTAGACCGATCCGCCGTACAAGGCACGCGGCGGATGAAGAACAAAGGAGGAGACCAATGAAAAAGACGACAGTGGCGCTCTTGCTCCTGGCACTGGCCGCGGCGCCGGCGCTTGGCGCGGAGAAGCGCTGGGTGGTGAGCGAGGGGACGGAGCTCAAGGCCGAGCAGTCGGTGAGCGCGGCGAAGGTGGCCGAGCTGCCGGTGGGTGCGGAGCTCACCCTGGTGGAGGGGGCGGGGCGCTGGCTCAAGGTGCAAAGCGCCGACGGGAAAGAGGGATGGGTCTACGCCGGGCGCGTCTCCGACACCCAACCGGTCGCCGAGGTGGGAGGGGGCGAAGGGCTCTTCGGCGATTCGCTGCAGAAAAGCCAGATAAACACGGCCAAGGCCGACAGCGCCCGCAGCATCCGCGGCCTCTCTCCCGAGGTGGCCCAGTACGCGAAGCAACGGGGGACCCCGGAGGCTCTCAAGAAGGAATTGGACAAGATCCTTTCCCGCAAGGTGAGCGACAAGGAAGTGAGGACCTTCCTCAAGGAAGGCAAAATCGGCGAGTACGCCCAATAAAAGGAGGATGCGATGAGAACTTCAACCATGTCGCTGTTTTTTGCGCTCGCCTGCCTCTGCTCCGTCGAGGCGCACGCCGGTTGGCAGGACAAGCTGCAAAACCTGATGAACCCCGAGTCGCGGGAGGGAAAGATCCTCTCCGGCGCGACCCAGGTCGTCTCGAGCTCCCAGGAGATGAGCTACTCGACCGAGCGGACAGTAGGGGAGAGCCTGGCGCTTGAGAGCATGCAGCGCTTCGGCAAGCCGGTGCCGAACGAGGCGCTGCAAAAGTACGTGAACCTGGTGGGGAACGCGGTGGCAAGGAACAGCCGGCGCTCCACCATCCCTTACCAGTTCGTGGTGCTGGACAGCCCGGTCCGCAACGCCTTCGCCGCCCCCGGCGGGATGATCTTCGTGAGCCGCGGCCTTTTGGACGTGGTCGACAACGAGGCCGAACTCGCGGCGGTTCTGGCGCACGAGGTAGGTCACGTGGCTGAAAAGCACGCACTGAAGAGCATCCGGCGCGCCCAGTTCCTGCAGGGGGTCGGGACCATCTCCGCCGCCACCATGAAGGGGGGGGACGGCAAGAAGTTCGAATCCATGATCGGCGACCTGCAGTCGACGCTCTTCGACAAGGGGCTGGACCAGGGGATGGAATACGAGGCGGACCTGGCCGCTTTGGAGACCGCCTACCGCACCGGGTACGACCCTGCCGCGATGGTCAGCGTGCTCCAGAAGCTGAAGAAACTTGAGGCAAGCGATTCAGGGAAGGGGTCCTGGTTCTCCACGCACCCCCCCCTGGACGAGCGCATTGCACGCCTTTCTTCCCGCCTGGAGAAGTACCCGGACCATGCCTCTTTGGCAAAAGTCCCGGCCCGATTCGCGAAATATGTCAAAGTCGCCAAGAAGGGAAAGTAATAGACTGAAGAGTTTGGCGTTAGCCTGCCTTAATTGTGCGACTCATATAGTAGAGCAGGAAAAGGGCGAAGACAAATTCGCCCTTTTCTTTTTTCCCCTTCTTCCAGGGATATTATCGGCCATTCCGGTTGTTCATTTCAACAAAGGTATTGTACTTTTTAAGCAACAAGGCATAATGTCGGTTACATAGCGAAGTCAGGCTGAAACAGAGGGAGCTCTCTCTTGGCAGGCTCATACCCGGTCAGGTAGCTTCAATGTAACCGAGCCGGAGGAGAAGGTTCATGCAAAGAGCTGCGATCATCCTGATTTTGTCATTGCTGGTCCTCGGTTGCCAGTCAAAGACCAATCCCGAGACTTTGCGGCCTATTCCCGTGCGGCTTGCCTACACCGAGCAGCCCAATTGCGCGCTGGTGCACCTGGCGGTGGCCAAGGGATATTTCCAGGAGGAGGGCGTGCTGTTGCAGCCGGTGGTAGTCGGCTTCGGGAAACAGGCGATTGCCTCCGTTATAGAGGGTAAGGCCGACCTCGCGACGGCGGCCGAGACCCCATTCGTCTTTGCCGCGCTCGAAGGGCAACCGGTCTCCCTGGTCGCCGGCATCTTCTCCTCCGGGAAGAGCAACGGCGTCGTCGCCAAGGGGATCGACATCCCGGAAGAGTTGCGCGGCAAGCGCATAGCGTACACCCCGGGCACCACTTCCGAAGTGTTTCTGGACTCTTTCCTGATGGCGTCCCGGATCGCGCGAAAGGAGGTGACCCTGGTAGCCTTGGCCCCGCAGCAGATACCTGCTGCACTGAGCTCAGGCGAGGTGGACGCGGCCTGCACCTGGAATCCCATCCTGAAGCAGGCAGCAACAGGAGTTGGCGCCGCCGCGAGCGTCTTTTTCGATCCCTACCTCTTTACCTTGACCTACGTGCTGGCTGGAAGCCGCAGCTACATCGACGCCAACCAGGATCTTGTGCGGCGCGTGCTGCGCGCCCTCTTGAAGGCGGAGGCTTATGCTTCCCTGCATCCCGAAGAGTCCCGGACTCTGGTGGCCGCAGCCCTGAAGCTGACCCCCGAGCTCCTGAGGGAGTTCTGGAACGAAAGCAGGCTGAAGGTTTCCCTTGACCACTCGCTGCTTCTGTCGCTTGAGGAGGAGAGCCGGTGGGCGCTCAGGCGCAAGCTGGTCCCGCAGGGGCCCATGCCCAACTACCTGGATTACATCGACGTCAGGCCGCTGCAGGAGGTGAAGCCTCAAGCGATCAACATCAAAAAGGTGAGCCAGTGACCTTTGCCGAGCGGATGAAAATCAGCTCCATCATGTTCTTCGCGCTCCTCGTGTTCGGGGTGGCTCTTCTGTTCTGGTCTTCGGAGGAGTTGAACTCGGCCCGGCAAAACGACGTGCTCTCGGACGACATCCAGACCGTTGTCTTCGAGCGGGCCACGCTGCGCGACGAATATTTTCTCTACGGACTGGAGCGCGCCAGGGTGCAGTGGTTCGACCTGAATCGCGATGCGGACGGCTTGATCCGGCGGGGAGGCGAGCGCTTCCACACGCAGAAAGAGCGTCAGGTTCTGGAAAAGGTGCGGGTCGACTTCAGTGAATCGGTACTGGTTTCGCAGAGGCTGGTCGAACTGTTGCGGGGAAAGTGGGGCCCGGAACTGGATAACGCCCACCACGACGAACTAGCCAGCCGGCTCTACAGTCAGATCATGCTCAAGGATTCCGCCCTGCAGCAATCCGCTTCCCAGCTGCAGCAGCTGACCCGGCAGCGTTACGACAGGGCGAACTTTCGGTCCATCTTGCTCACTTTCGCTTTCGTCCTCCTCGTGGTCGCAGCCGGGAGGGCCAACGCCTTTTTCATCAACTCCCTTTTGCGCCGCAGGCTGCAGCTTTTGAACGAAGGGGTGGCGAGGATTGCATCGGGGGACTTCAGCCACAGGATGGAGTGCCGGGGAAGCGACGAGCTGGCAGTTTTCAGCCAGGTCTTCAACAGCGTCCTCGACAAGGTCCAGGACTACACCGGCCAGCTGAAAAAAAGCCACGACCTGTTGAACGACCTCTCCAGCCAGGTTCCCGGCATCCTGTTTCAGGCCCAAATCACCCCCGCCGGCGTCTTCAGCACCCCCTACGTGAGCCGCGGGGTGGACGACCTGTGCCATGGAAACGCTGCGGCGCCTGCCCAGGCGCTGGACCAGCTCTTCGAGCGGTTCCAGCCCGAGAAGTACCAGACGATCGTCGGGACCTTTCTCAACTCGGCCGACACGCTGCAGCCCTGGGAGCACGAGTTCAGGATCACCTTGCCGGACGGGAGGATCCGGTGGCTGCGCGGCCAGGCGCGCCCCATGAGGCTTCCCGACGGGGGGACCCTCTGGCACGGCTTCATCTCCGACATCACGGAGAGCAAGGGGGTAGAGGAGGCGCTCGCCCGAAGCGAGAGCCGCTACCGGATGAAGCTGCAGGAGTTGACCAACATCTACACCCACACCCCGGTCGGCCTCTTCGCAGTGGATCGGGAGATGCGCTACCTGCGCCTCAACGAGCGGATGGCCAGCTACAACTGCAGGCCTATGGACGAGCATATCGGCAAAACCATCGACGAGGTGCACCCCCCGGAGTTCGTCGCCGCCCTGAAGGAGATGTGGCGCCCGGTCCTTGAGAAGAGTGAGTCCCTCTTTGACCTGGAGGTCCAGGGGCAGGAGGAGTGGCCCAGCGGCCTGCGCCACTGGCTGATGAGCTTCCAGCCCCTCATAGCCGACACCGGGGCGGTCATCGGCCTCACCGGCTCGGTGATGGACATAACGGAGCGCAAGGTAGCCGAACAGGTGCTGCTGGGAGCGAGACAGCACCTGGAGCGGGAGGTGCAGCTCAGAACGGCGAAGCTCTCCCTCACCAACGAGCACCTGATGCAGGAGATCGAGGTGCGCAAGAAGGTGGAGGTGGAACTGCTGGCCCAGCAGCAAAAGCTGCAGGACATGGCCCACGACATTTCCATGGCCGAGGAGCGGGAGCGCGACCGGATCGCCAGCGAACTGCACGACCAGGTGGGACAGCGCCTGATCCTCGCCAAGATCAAGCTCGACTCCCTGGCGAGCAAGCTCCCCCTGGGGGAGTGCGAGGCGGAGGCGATAGGGGTGGAGACGCTGATCGAGCAGACCCTCCAGGACATACGCTCGCTCACCTTTCAGCTACGTCCTCCTCTTTTGGCCACCGCCGGCCTTGAAGCCGCCCTGCGCTGGCTGGGGGAGGAACTGCAAGCAGACTTCGGGCTGGAGGTTGCGTTCAGCGACGACGGCAAGGACAAGCCGCTCCGTTACGAGGTCCGCTCCACCGTGTTCCAGGCGGTGCGCGAGTTGCTGCTGAACGTCGCCAAGCACGCCGGCACCAAGAAATGCCGGGTACGCTTCAGCAGGGTCGGGGAGCGCATCGCGATCGAGGTGGAGGACGACGGTGTAGGATTCAGGCAGGGCGCGAGCGACGGCGCCACTGCCAGAAGCGGCGGGTTCGGGCTCTCGAACGTCCGCCAGAAAATAGGTCATCTGGGTGGGGTGTTCAGCATCGAATCCAGGCCGCAGGGAGGCACCAGGGCTGCCATCGAGGTTCCCGTGGAGATAGAGAACGGATAGGAGGCGGGATATGAGCATGAAGGTATTGATCGTGGACGACCACGCCATAGTGAGGCAGGGGCTGCGTGTGCTGATCGACAAGGAACAGGATATGGAGGTGACGGCGGAGGCGGCGACCGGCGTCGAGGCGATCCAGATGGCCCGCGAGAACCGTCCCGACGTCATCGTCATGGACATCACCATGCCTGACCTAAACGGCATCGACGCAACGCGCGCCATCGTCTCCGAGTGGCCGCAGGCGCGGGTGCTGGCGCTCTCCATGGAATCGGACCGCCGCTTCGTAGTCGAGGTGCTGAAGGCCGGCGCGAACGGCTACGTTCTCAAGGACTCGGCCTTCGCCGAGCTGGCCACCGCGATCCGTGTCGTGGCCGCTGGCGAAACCTATCTCCCCTCCCGGGTAACCACGCTTTTGATCAAGGAGTACCTGCAGCGGATCCCGGACGAGGTGCCGGCCACCTACGAGAACCTCTCGCAGCGGGAAAGGGAGATCCTGCAACTGATCGCCGACGGCAAAAACGCGAAGGAGATAGCCTTCAGCTTCGGGGTCAGCGTGAAGACCGTGGAGAACCAGCGCCACAGCATCATGAAAAAGCTCGACCTGTTCAGCATCGCAGAACTGACCAAGTACGCAGTACGCCAGGGACTCACCTCGCTCAATTGACCTGCCAGGGGGTGCCCAGCGCACCCCCTTCCTGCCGATTCCCGGCATCGTCGCCTCCACATGCTTCCCCGCCTCCCTGAGCCGTCCCCCATCCCTCTTGACACCAAACCCGCCCCATATAAACTAGACGAGTTGCAAAATTAGCGTTAATTAATCAAAATCCCGGAGCACTTTCAGGATTTTG from Citrifermentans bremense harbors:
- a CDS encoding ABC transporter substrate-binding protein, with product MQRAAIILILSLLVLGCQSKTNPETLRPIPVRLAYTEQPNCALVHLAVAKGYFQEEGVLLQPVVVGFGKQAIASVIEGKADLATAAETPFVFAALEGQPVSLVAGIFSSGKSNGVVAKGIDIPEELRGKRIAYTPGTTSEVFLDSFLMASRIARKEVTLVALAPQQIPAALSSGEVDAACTWNPILKQAATGVGAAASVFFDPYLFTLTYVLAGSRSYIDANQDLVRRVLRALLKAEAYASLHPEESRTLVAAALKLTPELLREFWNESRLKVSLDHSLLLSLEEESRWALRRKLVPQGPMPNYLDYIDVRPLQEVKPQAINIKKVSQ
- a CDS encoding SH3 domain-containing protein → MKKTTVALLLLALAAAPALGAEKRWVVSEGTELKAEQSVSAAKVAELPVGAELTLVEGAGRWLKVQSADGKEGWVYAGRVSDTQPVAEVGGGEGLFGDSLQKSQINTAKADSARSIRGLSPEVAQYAKQRGTPEALKKELDKILSRKVSDKEVRTFLKEGKIGEYAQ
- a CDS encoding response regulator transcription factor; the encoded protein is MSMKVLIVDDHAIVRQGLRVLIDKEQDMEVTAEAATGVEAIQMARENRPDVIVMDITMPDLNGIDATRAIVSEWPQARVLALSMESDRRFVVEVLKAGANGYVLKDSAFAELATAIRVVAAGETYLPSRVTTLLIKEYLQRIPDEVPATYENLSQREREILQLIADGKNAKEIAFSFGVSVKTVENQRHSIMKKLDLFSIAELTKYAVRQGLTSLN
- a CDS encoding M48 family metallopeptidase, whose product is MRTSTMSLFFALACLCSVEAHAGWQDKLQNLMNPESREGKILSGATQVVSSSQEMSYSTERTVGESLALESMQRFGKPVPNEALQKYVNLVGNAVARNSRRSTIPYQFVVLDSPVRNAFAAPGGMIFVSRGLLDVVDNEAELAAVLAHEVGHVAEKHALKSIRRAQFLQGVGTISAATMKGGDGKKFESMIGDLQSTLFDKGLDQGMEYEADLAALETAYRTGYDPAAMVSVLQKLKKLEASDSGKGSWFSTHPPLDERIARLSSRLEKYPDHASLAKVPARFAKYVKVAKKGK
- a CDS encoding PAS domain-containing protein, which gives rise to MTFAERMKISSIMFFALLVFGVALLFWSSEELNSARQNDVLSDDIQTVVFERATLRDEYFLYGLERARVQWFDLNRDADGLIRRGGERFHTQKERQVLEKVRVDFSESVLVSQRLVELLRGKWGPELDNAHHDELASRLYSQIMLKDSALQQSASQLQQLTRQRYDRANFRSILLTFAFVLLVVAAGRANAFFINSLLRRRLQLLNEGVARIASGDFSHRMECRGSDELAVFSQVFNSVLDKVQDYTGQLKKSHDLLNDLSSQVPGILFQAQITPAGVFSTPYVSRGVDDLCHGNAAAPAQALDQLFERFQPEKYQTIVGTFLNSADTLQPWEHEFRITLPDGRIRWLRGQARPMRLPDGGTLWHGFISDITESKGVEEALARSESRYRMKLQELTNIYTHTPVGLFAVDREMRYLRLNERMASYNCRPMDEHIGKTIDEVHPPEFVAALKEMWRPVLEKSESLFDLEVQGQEEWPSGLRHWLMSFQPLIADTGAVIGLTGSVMDITERKVAEQVLLGARQHLEREVQLRTAKLSLTNEHLMQEIEVRKKVEVELLAQQQKLQDMAHDISMAEERERDRIASELHDQVGQRLILAKIKLDSLASKLPLGECEAEAIGVETLIEQTLQDIRSLTFQLRPPLLATAGLEAALRWLGEELQADFGLEVAFSDDGKDKPLRYEVRSTVFQAVRELLLNVAKHAGTKKCRVRFSRVGERIAIEVEDDGVGFRQGASDGATARSGGFGLSNVRQKIGHLGGVFSIESRPQGGTRAAIEVPVEIENG